Proteins from one Bos taurus isolate L1 Dominette 01449 registration number 42190680 breed Hereford chromosome 7, ARS-UCD2.0, whole genome shotgun sequence genomic window:
- the KHSRP gene encoding far upstream element-binding protein 2 isoform X1 — protein MSDYSTGGPPPGPPPPAGGGGGSGGAGGAGGGPPPGPPGAGDRGGGGPGGGGPGGGSAGGPSQPPGGGGPGIRKDAFADAVQRARQIAAKIGGDAATTVNNSTPDFGFGGQKRQLEDGDQPESKKLASQGDSMSSQLGPIHPPPRTSMTEEYRVPDGMVGLIIGRGGEQINKIQQDSGCKVQISPDSGGLPERSVSLTGAPESVQKAKMMLDDIVSRGRGGPPGQFHDNANGGQNGTVQEIMIPAGKAGLVIGKGGETIKQLQERAGVKMILIQDGSQNTNVDKPLRIIGDPYKVQQACEMVMDILRERDQGGFGDRNEYGSRIGGGIDVPVPRHSVGVVIGRSGEMIKKIQNDAGVRIQFKQDDGTGPEKIAHIMGPPDRCEHAARIINDLLQSLRSGPPGPPGGPGMPPGGRGRGRGQGNWGPPGGEMTFSIPTHKCGLVIGRGGENVKAINQQTGAFVEISRQLPPNGDPNFKLFIIRGSPQQIDHAKQLIEEKIEGPLCPVGPGPGGPGPAGPMGPFNPGPFNQGPPGAPPHAGGPPPHQYPPQGWGNTYPQWQPPAPHDPNKAAAAAADPNAAWAAYYSHYYQQPPGPVPGPAPAPAAPPTQGEPPQPPPAGQSDYTKAWEEYYKKIGQQPQQPGAPPQQDYTKAWEEYYKKQAQVATGGGPGAPPGSQPDYSAAWAEYYRQQAAYYGQTPGPGGPQPPPTQQGQQQASGNCHPPPPPFSFQPPATVHPALVGSAGNPFPCGVCP, from the exons ATGTCGGACTACAGCACGGGAGGACCCCCGCCCGGGCCGCCGCCACCcgccggcgggggcggggggtccGGAGGAGCCGGGGGCGCCGGGGGAGGCCCGCCACCGGGCCCGCCGGGCGCGGGGGACCGGGGCGGCGGCGGtcccggcggcggcggcccgggcGGAGGGTCGGCCGGTGGCCCCTCGCAGCCACCCGGCGGGGGCGGCCCGGGAATCCGCAAGGACGCCTTCGCAGACGCCGTGCAGCGGGCCCGCCAG ATCGCAGCCAAGATTGGAGGCGACGCAGCTACCACAGTGAATAACAGCACTcctgattttggttttgggggcCAAAAGAGGCAGTTAGAAGATGGAG ACCAACCAGAGAGCAAGAAGCTGGCTTCCCAGGGAGACT CCATGAGTTCTCAACTCGGACCCATTCATCCTCCCCCCAG GACTTCAATGACAGAAGAGTACCGAGTTCCAGACGGCATGGTGGGACTAA TCATCGGCAGAGGAGGTGAACAGATTAACAAAATCCAGCAGGACTCAGGCTGCAAAGTCCAAATCTCTCCAG ACAGCGGTGGCCTACCTGAACGCAGTGTGTCCTTGACAGGAGCCCCGGAATCTGTGCA GAAAGCGAAGATGATGCTGGACGACATTGTCTCCCGGGGCCGTGGGGGGCCCCCGGGCCAGTTCCACGACAACGCCAACGGGGGCCAGAACGGCACAGTGCAGGAGATCATGATCCCCGCGGGCAAGGCTGGCCTGGTCATTGGCAAGGGCGGGGAGACCATCAAGCAGCTGCAG GAACGGGCTGGAGTGAAGATGATTTTAATCCAGGATGGCTCCCAGAACACGAATGTGGACAAACCGCTGCGGATCATCGGAGACCCTTACAAAGTGCAG CAAGCCTGCGAAATGGTGATGGACATCCTGCGGGAGCGTGACCAGGGTGGCTTTGGAGACCGGAACGAGTATGGGTCCCGGATCGGCGGGGGCATCGAC GTGCCAGTGCCCAGGCATTCTGTGGGTGTGGTCATCGGCCGGAGTGGGGAGATGATCAAGAAGATCCAGAATGACGCTGGTGTTCGGATACAGTTTAAACAAG ACGATGGGACGGGTCCTGAGAAGATAGCACACATCATGGGACCCCCAGACCGGTGTGAGCACGCCGCGCGGATTATCAACGATCTCCTCCAGAGCCTCAGG AGCGGTCCCCCAGGTCCTCCAGGGGGTCCTGGCATGCCCCCAGGAGGCCGAGGTCGAGGCCGGGGCCAAGGCAACTGGGGCCCTCCAGGTGGGGAGATGACCTTCTCCATCCCCACCCACAAGTGTGGGCTGGTCATTGGCCGAG GCGGCGAGAACGTGAAAGCCATAAACCAGCAGACAGGCGCTTTTGTAGAGATATCTCGGCAGCTGCCACCCAATGGAGACCCCAACTTCAAGCTGTTCATCATCCGGGGCTCGCCCCAGCAGATCGACCATGCCAAGCAGCTCATTGAAGAGAAGATCGAG GGTCCCCTCTGCCCAGTCGGACCAGGCCCGGGGGGACCAGGCCCTGCCGGCCCCATGGGGCCCTTCAACCCCGGGCCCTTCAATCAGGGCCCACCTGGGGCTCCCCCTCA TGCTGGAGGCCCCCCTCCTCACCAGTACCCACCCCAGGGCTGGGGCAACACCTACCCTCAGTGGCAGCCGCCTGCTCCTCATGACCCGA ATAAAGCCGCAGCCGCCGCAGCCGACCCCAACGCCGCCTGGGCCGCCTACTACTCACACTACTACCAGCAGCCCCCAGGCCCTGTGCCCGGCCCGGCACCAGCCCCCGCGGCCCCACCCACCCAGGGTGAGCCCCCTCAGCCTCCACCTGCTGGTCAGTCGGACTACACTAAGGCCTGGGAAGAGTATTACAAAAAGATCG GCCAGCAGCCCCAGCAGCCTGGAGCGCCCCCGCAGCAGGACTACACGAAGGCCTGGGAAGAGTACTACAAGAAGCAGG CTCAAGTGGCCACCGGAGGGGGTCCAGGAGCACCCCCGGGTTCCCAGCCAGACTACAGTGCTGCCTGGGCTGAATATTACAGACAGCAAGCCGCTTACTACGGACAGACTCCAGGTCCCGGCGGCCCCCAGCCTCCACCCACACAGCAGGGACAGCAGCAGGCAAGTGGGAATtgccaccctcctcctcctcctttctccttccaaCCCCCGGCCACCGTCCATCCTGCCTTAGTGGGTAGCGCCGGAAACCCCTTCCCCTGCGGGGTGTGTCCTTGA
- the KHSRP gene encoding far upstream element-binding protein 2 isoform X2: protein MSDYSTGGPPPGPPPPAGGGGGSGGAGGAGGGPPPGPPGAGDRGGGGPGGGGPGGGSAGGPSQPPGGGGPGIRKDAFADAVQRARQIAAKIGGDAATTVNNSTPDFGFGGQKRQLEDGDQPESKKLASQGDSMSSQLGPIHPPPRTSMTEEYRVPDGMVGLIIGRGGEQINKIQQDSGCKVQISPDSGGLPERSVSLTGAPESVQKAKMMLDDIVSRGRGGPPGQFHDNANGGQNGTVQEIMIPAGKAGLVIGKGGETIKQLQERAGVKMILIQDGSQNTNVDKPLRIIGDPYKVQQACEMVMDILRERDQGGFGDRNEYGSRIGGGIDVPVPRHSVGVVIGRSGEMIKKIQNDAGVRIQFKQDDGTGPEKIAHIMGPPDRCEHAARIINDLLQSLRSGPPGPPGGPGMPPGGRGRGRGQGNWGPPGGEMTFSIPTHKCGLVIGRGGENVKAINQQTGAFVEISRQLPPNGDPNFKLFIIRGSPQQIDHAKQLIEEKIEGPLCPVGPGPGGPGPAGPMGPFNPGPFNQGPPGAPPHAGGPPPHQYPPQGWGNTYPQWQPPAPHDPNKAAAAAADPNAAWAAYYSHYYQQPPGPVPGPAPAPAAPPTQGEPPQPPPAGQSDYTKAWEEYYKKIGQQPQQPGAPPQQDYTKAWEEYYKKQAQVATGGGPGAPPGSQPDYSAAWAEYYRQQAAYYGQTPGPGGPQPPPTQQGQQQAQ, encoded by the exons ATGTCGGACTACAGCACGGGAGGACCCCCGCCCGGGCCGCCGCCACCcgccggcgggggcggggggtccGGAGGAGCCGGGGGCGCCGGGGGAGGCCCGCCACCGGGCCCGCCGGGCGCGGGGGACCGGGGCGGCGGCGGtcccggcggcggcggcccgggcGGAGGGTCGGCCGGTGGCCCCTCGCAGCCACCCGGCGGGGGCGGCCCGGGAATCCGCAAGGACGCCTTCGCAGACGCCGTGCAGCGGGCCCGCCAG ATCGCAGCCAAGATTGGAGGCGACGCAGCTACCACAGTGAATAACAGCACTcctgattttggttttgggggcCAAAAGAGGCAGTTAGAAGATGGAG ACCAACCAGAGAGCAAGAAGCTGGCTTCCCAGGGAGACT CCATGAGTTCTCAACTCGGACCCATTCATCCTCCCCCCAG GACTTCAATGACAGAAGAGTACCGAGTTCCAGACGGCATGGTGGGACTAA TCATCGGCAGAGGAGGTGAACAGATTAACAAAATCCAGCAGGACTCAGGCTGCAAAGTCCAAATCTCTCCAG ACAGCGGTGGCCTACCTGAACGCAGTGTGTCCTTGACAGGAGCCCCGGAATCTGTGCA GAAAGCGAAGATGATGCTGGACGACATTGTCTCCCGGGGCCGTGGGGGGCCCCCGGGCCAGTTCCACGACAACGCCAACGGGGGCCAGAACGGCACAGTGCAGGAGATCATGATCCCCGCGGGCAAGGCTGGCCTGGTCATTGGCAAGGGCGGGGAGACCATCAAGCAGCTGCAG GAACGGGCTGGAGTGAAGATGATTTTAATCCAGGATGGCTCCCAGAACACGAATGTGGACAAACCGCTGCGGATCATCGGAGACCCTTACAAAGTGCAG CAAGCCTGCGAAATGGTGATGGACATCCTGCGGGAGCGTGACCAGGGTGGCTTTGGAGACCGGAACGAGTATGGGTCCCGGATCGGCGGGGGCATCGAC GTGCCAGTGCCCAGGCATTCTGTGGGTGTGGTCATCGGCCGGAGTGGGGAGATGATCAAGAAGATCCAGAATGACGCTGGTGTTCGGATACAGTTTAAACAAG ACGATGGGACGGGTCCTGAGAAGATAGCACACATCATGGGACCCCCAGACCGGTGTGAGCACGCCGCGCGGATTATCAACGATCTCCTCCAGAGCCTCAGG AGCGGTCCCCCAGGTCCTCCAGGGGGTCCTGGCATGCCCCCAGGAGGCCGAGGTCGAGGCCGGGGCCAAGGCAACTGGGGCCCTCCAGGTGGGGAGATGACCTTCTCCATCCCCACCCACAAGTGTGGGCTGGTCATTGGCCGAG GCGGCGAGAACGTGAAAGCCATAAACCAGCAGACAGGCGCTTTTGTAGAGATATCTCGGCAGCTGCCACCCAATGGAGACCCCAACTTCAAGCTGTTCATCATCCGGGGCTCGCCCCAGCAGATCGACCATGCCAAGCAGCTCATTGAAGAGAAGATCGAG GGTCCCCTCTGCCCAGTCGGACCAGGCCCGGGGGGACCAGGCCCTGCCGGCCCCATGGGGCCCTTCAACCCCGGGCCCTTCAATCAGGGCCCACCTGGGGCTCCCCCTCA TGCTGGAGGCCCCCCTCCTCACCAGTACCCACCCCAGGGCTGGGGCAACACCTACCCTCAGTGGCAGCCGCCTGCTCCTCATGACCCGA ATAAAGCCGCAGCCGCCGCAGCCGACCCCAACGCCGCCTGGGCCGCCTACTACTCACACTACTACCAGCAGCCCCCAGGCCCTGTGCCCGGCCCGGCACCAGCCCCCGCGGCCCCACCCACCCAGGGTGAGCCCCCTCAGCCTCCACCTGCTGGTCAGTCGGACTACACTAAGGCCTGGGAAGAGTATTACAAAAAGATCG GCCAGCAGCCCCAGCAGCCTGGAGCGCCCCCGCAGCAGGACTACACGAAGGCCTGGGAAGAGTACTACAAGAAGCAGG CTCAAGTGGCCACCGGAGGGGGTCCAGGAGCACCCCCGGGTTCCCAGCCAGACTACAGTGCTGCCTGGGCTGAATATTACAGACAGCAAGCCGCTTACTACGGACAGACTCCAGGTCCCGGCGGCCCCCAGCCTCCACCCACACAGCAGGGACAGCAGCAG GCTCAATGA